The Virgibacillus sp. SK37 region ATATCAAAGGAAAAGAAGGAAGATATTAAGCGTATTGCAGAAGAATATAATTATTCCGCTAATCAAATTGCCCGAAGCCTTGTAACTCAAAAAAGCAAAACAATTGGCTTGATCATACCTGATATTGAGAATATTTTCTTCTCCTCTCTTGCAAAGCAAATTGAAGAGCAGTGTCGCAAGCGAGGCTATATGCTCATTATTGTAAATTCAGACAATGACTATGCCCATGATCTGGAATTATTTGACTTGCTTCTTTCTCGTTCTGTTGATGGATTGTTTATCATACCAAGCAATGAATCCTACAAAGACCATTCCGAGCTGGTTCGCCGGCTAAGTAAATTAGATAACACGTCGACCCCGTATGTTATGATTGACCGTGTTTATCCTGAGCAAGCCTGTAATAAAGTATGGTTTGATAATGAAGAAGGCGCTTATTTAGCTGTTAAGCATTTATTGGAAAAAGGACATAGAAAAATTGCCTGTATTGCAAATTACGGGAATGATTCCAATGGTAAATCAAGATTAGAAGGTTTCTACCGAGCAATGAAGGAATACAATTACGAGATAGAACAAGACCTGGTAATCGATGGGGATTATCGTATTGATAGTGGTTACCATGCTGGAAAAACGTTAATGAAAAAGAATATGTCTGCTGTTTTTATCACGAATGATATGATGGCACTTGGTTTCCTCAAAGCCGCTTATGAGGAGGGAAAGCAGATCCCTCATGACATTTCAGTCGTCAGTTATGATAATACTATTTATCCATATATTTTTGGAGTTGAACTTACTTCCATAGAGCAAGATGTCGGTTCACTTAGCCACCATGCTGTTGACCTATTATTTTCAAAAATGGAGAAAAAGGATAAAGAGCCCGAGGAAATTTGCCTCATTCCAACACTAATTAAAAGAACCAGTGTGCAAAGCCATTAAGGTTTATCCTCATGACGTTAATTTAAAGACTAATTAAGGGGGAAAGGCTTCTCTCCCTTATAAAGTTTATTTATATGTTAAAATTATTTTATAGTCATCGACTATACTTTAATAAAAAGGATGATATATATGGAAAACGATATAAAGCTCACGTCATTATCCTCTAAAGGTGGCTGCGGATGTAAAATTGGCCCAGCAGACTTATCACAAGTTCTTCGCTCCCTCCCTCCTACAGCAACAAATCCAGACCTCCTCGTCGGTCTCGATACGAGTGATGATGCAGGGGTATACAAAATAAACGATACTACTGCCCTTGTACAAACAGTAGATTTTTTTACTCCGATTGTGGACGACCCATACTACTTTGGTCAAATAGCTGCCGCCAATGCGATTAGCGATGTATACGCAATGGGGGGAACTCCTATCACCGCACTTAATATTGTTGCTTTCCCTATCTCTACGCTTGATAA contains the following coding sequences:
- a CDS encoding LacI family DNA-binding transcriptional regulator; translated protein: MKITLKDIAKKANVSPSAVSLVLNNRPCRISKEKKEDIKRIAEEYNYSANQIARSLVTQKSKTIGLIIPDIENIFFSSLAKQIEEQCRKRGYMLIIVNSDNDYAHDLELFDLLLSRSVDGLFIIPSNESYKDHSELVRRLSKLDNTSTPYVMIDRVYPEQACNKVWFDNEEGAYLAVKHLLEKGHRKIACIANYGNDSNGKSRLEGFYRAMKEYNYEIEQDLVIDGDYRIDSGYHAGKTLMKKNMSAVFITNDMMALGFLKAAYEEGKQIPHDISVVSYDNTIYPYIFGVELTSIEQDVGSLSHHAVDLLFSKMEKKDKEPEEICLIPTLIKRTSVQSH